The Streptomyces sp. 11x1 genomic sequence CAAGACGCTGGACCTGCACCACAACTACCTCAGCGCGGAGATACGCGACCGCCTGCGGGACTCCCTGGAGGCCGAGGGGGTCCAGGTCGACGTCGACGCCGACGACGCCGAGTCGGACGAGGAGGAGGACGGCACGGTGTGGCGGTTCGTCGCGGTGGGCGAGTGAGCGCGTAGGGATCCGCGGACGAAGGGGGGCCAAGTGTCCGGTTGGAGCGGTGCGGCGGGGGTGGGACCCGGCCCGTACAGGTGGGTGGTCGTCGGGAACGGGGAGAACCGGCGGGTCGGGCTGTTCGTCGCGGCGGCCGAGACGGCCGGCGCCGGGAGACCCCGCGTCGTCGAGTGGCGGGACGTGCTGCGCGACGGCGGCCACGAGTTCGCCGACGACGAGATCGTCCGGCTGGAGTCGCCGGGTGAGAACGCCGAGGTGGACCGGCTGTTGCGCGATGTCGGGGACCCGACACGGGTGGAGGGCTCAGCCACCTGGTACGCCCGTTTCCTGGCCGCCGTGGGCTCACTGCGGGGCGGGCTGCGGCTGGACGGTCCGGCGGATCTGGCGGTGCTGTTCGACAAGCGGCTGTGCCACGCCCGGCTCGACGCGGCCGGGGTCCCGGTGCCGCCGTCGCCGACCTCGGGCCGCACGCTCGCGGTGGGCGGCTGGGACGACGTGCGGGCGGTGATGCGGGAGCACGGCATGCCGCGCGTCTTCGTGAAACCGGCCCACGGCTCCTCCGCGTCCGGTGTGCTGGCCGTCGAGTCGTCGGCGAGCGGACGGCTGCGGGCCACCACCTCGGTGGAGGTGTCCGCGGACGGCGGGCCGCACACCCCGCCGCGGCTGCACAACTCCCTGCGGGTGCGGCGCTACGCGGACGAGCGGGAGATCGCCGGCATCGTCGACGCCCTCGCGGCCGACGGGCTGCACATCGAGCGGTGGCTGCCAAAGGCATCCGCGCAGGGGCGGTCCGCCGATCTGCGGGTGCTGGTCGTGGCGGGCCGGGCCACGCACGCGGTCGTCCGCACCAGCCGATTCCCGATGACGAACCTCCATCTCGGCGGGGCACGGGGCGATCTGACCTCGGTCGTGGACGCGGCCGGCGACCGCTGGCGGCAGGCGCTGGACATCTGCGAGCAGGCCGCCGCCTGCTTCCCGGACACGCTGTGCGTCGGCGTGGACCTGCTCCCGGCGATCGGCTGGCGCCGGTTCACGGTGGGCGAGGTCAACGCGTTCGGCGATCTGCTGCCCCGGCTGACCGGACTCCCGGGCGGCCCGGCGGAGGGCCTCGACACGTACACGGCACAACTCGCGGCGGTGCGGAACGCGATGCTCCCGGCGCCCGCGCACCTCCCCCAGGCAAGGAAAGACCATGCACGCTTCTGACCCGGCCGGCACCACCACGGCCGAGCCGGACATGAACGAGGTGGTGGGCCGCGACGACCTGCTGCTGCTCACTCTCGACACCCTGCGCCACGACGTGGCCGTGAAGCTCGCGGCGGAGGGCCGGCTACCGAATCTGGCCGCCCGTCTGCCGGGCGGCACCTGGGAGAAACGGCACGCGCCCGGCAGTTTCACGTACGCCTCGCACCAGGCGATGTTCGCGGGGTTCCTGCCCACCCCGGCGAGGCCCGGACCGCATCCGCGGCTCTTCGCGGGCCGGTTCGCCGGCAGCGAGACCACCGAGGAGCGCACCTTCGTGTTCGACGGTCCCGACCTGGTCTCGGGGCTCGCCGAGCGCGGCTACCGCACGGTGTGTGTGGGCGGTGTCGGCTTCTTCAACAAGCAGGGGGCGCTCGGCAGTGTCCTGCCGGACCTGTTCCAGGAGAGCCACTGGGAGCCGGAGTTCTCCGTGGCCTCACCCACGTCGTTCGAGTCCCAGGTGGCCCGCGCCGAACAGGTCGTGGCCGAACTCCCCGCCGACCGGCGGCTGTTCCTCTTCCTCAACGTCTCCGCGCTGCACCAGCCCAACTGGTTCCATCTGCCGGGCGCCACCCGCGAGGCGGGCGACAGCCTCGCCACGCACGCGGCGGCCCTGGAGTACGTCGACCGGCACATCGGCCGGCTCTTCGCCGCGATGAGTTCACGGCGCCGCTGCTTCGCCATCGTCTGCTCCGACCACGGGACCACCTACGGCGAGGACGGGTACACCGGACACCGCCTCGGCCACGAGGCCGTGTGGACCGTCCCCTACAGCCACTTCTTCCTGGAGCCGTCCGCATGACCGTGACCGCGCCGCTGGTCCGTCCTTACCAGCACTACGTCTACGCCTACCCGCACAAGACGGCATACCGGAAACTGCCCGACGATCCGCTGCTCGCGGACCTGTGGGCCGGCGAGTCCCGGCAGGCACTGTCGCTGTACGCGCACATACCGTTCTGCGAGGTGCGCTGCGGCTTCTGCAACCTCTTCACGCGGATCGGCGCTCCCGACGGGCTGACCGGCCGCTATCTCGACGCCCTCGAACGGCAGGCGATCGCGGTGCGGGAGGCGCTCGGGGACGCGGAGCCGGTGCGGTTCGCGAACGCCGCGTTCGGCGGTGGCACCCCGACCTATCTGGAGGCCGCGGAGTTGGAGCGGCTGTGCGACATCGCCGAGCAGCACATGGGCGCGGACCTGCGGGCGATCCCGCTGTCGGTGGAGGCCTCCCCGGCCACGGCGACCGCCGACCGGCTCTCGGTGCTCGCCGAGCGGGGCACCACACGGCTGAGCCTCGGCGTGCAGAGCTTCGTACCGGAGGAGGCGCGTGCGGCCGTACGACCGCAGCGGCGGTCCGACGTGGAGGCGGCCCTGTCCCGGATCCGGGACGCCGCGATACCGATCCTCAACATCGACCTGATCTACGGCATCGACGGGCAGACGGCGGCCAGTTGGCGGCTGTCGCTGGACGCGGCCCTCGCCTGGCGGCCGGAGGAGATCTACCTCTATCCGCTGTACGTCCGGCCGCTCACCGGGCTCGGCCGGAACGCGGACCCGGTGCTCGCGGACCGCGACTGGGACGAGGCCCGGCTGCGGCGCTACCGCGAGGGCCGCGACCATCTGCTCGCCCACGGCTACGAGCAGGTCTCCATGCGGATGTTCCGTCGCGCGGACGCTCCGCCGCAGGGCCCGGACGACCACGCCTGCCAGACGGACGGCATGATCGGCCTGGGCTGCGGAGCCCGTTCGTACACGTCGCAGGTGCACTACTCCTTCGACTACGCGGTGCACATGAGCGAGATCCGCACGATCATCGACGACTACACCGCCACCGAGGACTTCGGCCGGGCCGTGCACGGTCGGGTGGTCGACGAGGACGAGGCCCGGCGTCGCCATCTGCTGCAGTCCCTGCTCCAGGCGCGAGGACTGCCGGTGGCGGACTACCGGCGGCGGTTCGGGTCGGAGCCGTACGCGGACTTCCCCGTGGAGCTGGACCTGCTGGCCGCGCGCGGCTGGCTCGCGGAGACGGGCCCCGGTCTGCTGAAGCTCTCCGCCGAGGGGCTGGCGCACTCGGACGCCATCGGCCCCGAGTTCTTCTCCCCCGCCGTCCGGGCGGCGATGGCCGCGTACGAGCCGAAGTGACGACACCCGTGGACCTGACGATCCTCTACCGGGGCCCGCTCGCCTCCTGCGACTACGACTGCCCCTACTGCCCGTTCGCCAAGCGGCGTGACTCGACGGACCGGCTGCGGGCCGACCGCGCGGCCCTGGAGCGTTTCACCGCCTGGGCCCGGGAACAGACCGGCGACCGGCTCTCGGTGCTGTTCACACCGTGGGGCGAGGGGCTGGTGCGGTCCTGGTACCGCAGGGCCCTGGTCGAGCTCTCCCACGAGCCGCACATCGACCGGGTGGCGATCCAGACGAACCTGAGCTGCCGCACGGAATGGCTGACGGAGGCCGACCCGGACACGGTGGCCCTGTGGTGCACCTACCACCCCGGACAGACACCGTACGAGAGGTTCCTCGGCAAGGCCCTCCGGCTGGCCGGGGCGGGGATCCGCTTCAGCGTGGGGATCGTCGGCCTGCCGGAGCATCTGGAGCACGCCAGGCGGTTGCGCGGGGAGCTGCCGGAGCAGGTGTATCTGTGGGTGAACGCCGCCGAGGGACACACCTACACCGACGAGGAGGCGGCGCTCTGGACCGAGTTGGACCCCCTGTTCCCGTTCAGCCGCCACCCGCACCGCTCGGCGGGCCGCGCCTGCCGCACCGGTTCCACGGTGGTGTCGGTGGACGGGGAGGGGACGGTCCGGCGCTGCCACTTCGTGAAGACCGAGCTGGGCAATCTCTACGACGGCTCCTTCCGCGCCGCGTTGGCGCCCCGCCCCTGCCCGTTGTCCGTCTGCGACTGCCACATCGGCTACGTCCACCTCGAAACGCTCCCCCTGTACGACGTGTTCGCGGGCGGCGTCCTGGAGCGCGTACCGACGCCGGCGGCGCGGCCCGGAGTCCGAAAGCGAGTGAGCCCATGACCTCAGCGGTCAACAGTGGTCCGTGGCTGCGGCGTTACCGGCCCGCGCCCGAGGCGGCCGTACGGCTGCTGTGTCTGCCGCACGCGGGTGGCTCGGCGAGCGCCTACCACCCCATGGCGCTGGCGCTCGCCCCGGCGGCCGATGTGCTGGCCGCGCAGTACCCGGGGCGTCAGGACCGCTACGCCGAGCCGCCGTCGGAGAGTGTCCGGGAGCTGGCCGAGCGGATCGTCGAGGCCGTCACCGGCGACGACGACCGGCCGCTCGCCCTCTTCGGGCACAGCATGGGTGCGGTGGTCGCCCACGAGGCGGCGCTGGCCCTGGAGGCGGCCGGCCGGGTCCCGGTGCGACTGTTCGTCTCTGGGCGGCGCGCACCCTCCGTACGTCGGCCGGGTCGCGCGCTGCACCTCGGCAGCGACGCCGAACTGCTCCGGGCGGTGCGCCGGTTGGGCGGCACCGACGGGCAGGTCTTCGAGGACGAGGAGCTGGTGCGGCTGGTGCTGCCCGCGCTGCGCGGCGACCACAAGGCGCTGGAGACGTACGAGCCGCGCCCCGGCGACCGGCTGTCCTGCCCGGTCACCGTCCTCACCGGCGACGCCGACCCGGTGACTCCGGTGGCGGACGCGCGGGCCTGGAGCGGCCACACCGACGGACCGACCGAGCTGTGTGTGTTCCCCGGCGGCCACTTCTACCTCAACGACCGGCCGCGGGAGGTCGTCGACGTCGTACGCCGCCATCTGGGGCTGTAGGCCGGGGGTGGCGGGGCGAGCCCTCACACCCGCCAGCTGTAGCGCCGTTCCGGGCGTCCGGCCACGCCGTAGCGCAGGGAGACGTCCGCGCTGCCGGTGCCGTGGAAGTACTCCAGGTAGCGGCGGGCGCTGACCCGGGAGATGCCGGTGAGGGTGGCGCACTCGGTGGCGGAGAGGGTGCCGTCGGCGGCGCGCAGGGTGGCCTCGATCAGCTCGGCGGTCTCCACGCTCATGCCCTTGGGCAGGGCACCGGCCGTCGACGCCGGCACGGTGGCTCCGGCGAGGACCCGGTCGACGTCGGCCTGGCCCCGGACGACGGTGGTGAGCAGCCGGCCGCGCTGGGCGGCGTACCGCTGGAGCCGGGAGCGCAGCTCTTCGAACTCGAAGGGCTTGAGGAGGTAGTCGACGACGCCGTGGCGGACCGCGCCGCGCACGCTGTCGGCCTCCCGGGCGGCGCTGATGACCATGACGTCGCAGTCGTGTCCGGCGGTGCGCAGCCGGGGTATGACGTCGAGGCCGAAGCCGTCGGGGAGGTAGAGGTCGAGGAGGACCAGGTCGGGGCGGAGTTCGTCGACGGCGGCGACGGCCTGTTCGCCGGTGCTGGCGACGCCGACCACGTGGAACGGCTCGACGCGTTCGACGAAGGTGCGGTGGACCCGGGCCACCATGAAGTCGTCGTCGACCACGAGCACGTCGATGGTGCCGGGCGGGCTGCTCGTACCGGACGGTCTGCTCGTGCCGGTCATGGTGTCGCTCCTTCCGCCACCGCGTCGGCGAGGTGGCTGACGGTCATGCGGGCGGTGAACATGGCCCCGTCGGGGGTGTTGGTCACCGAGACCTCACCGCCGTGTCGTTCGCAGACCAGGCGGGTGAGGGCCAGGCCGATACCGCGTTCGCCTTCCCGCGCGGCCTTGGTGGTGAAACCGTGGGAGAAGACCTCACGGGCGAGTTCGGGGGCCACCCCGGGGCCCGAGTCGCGGACGACGATCTCCACGCTGGAGGCGTCCTGGCGCAGTTCCACCTCGACCCAGGCCTCGCGCGCGTGGGCGCCGGCCCAGCGGTCGGGGTCGTCGGGCGCGGTAGGAGTGGCGGCCGCGTCCACGGCGTTGTCGACGAGGTTGCCGACGACGGTCGCCACGTCGGCGGCGTCCTCGGGGGCCAGCCGGTCGAGGTTGGTGGCGTCCGAGATCCGCAGGGTGACCCGGCGTTCGGCGGCCAGCGAGGTCTTCGCCGTGAGCAGGGCGGCGACGGCGGTGTCGCGGACGCGGCGGCTGAGGGTGACGTCGAGGGAGTGGCGGTGCCGGCTCAGCGCCCGGATGTAGTGCACGACCTCGTCCTGCTCGCCGATCTGGATGAGCCCGGAGATGGTGTGCAGTTGGTTGGCGAACTCGTGGGCCTGGGCGCGCAGCAGCTCGGAGGAGCTGCGGAAGGAGCCGATCTCGCGTTCGAGGCGGGCCAGCTCGGTGCGGTCCCGGAGCGTGGTGACGGAGCCGAGGTGGCGGCCGTCCTTGGTGACGGTCATCCGGTTCATCACCAGGACCCGGCCCCGGCGGATCACGACCTCGTCGCGCTGGTGGGGTGCCTCCGCCTGGGCCCCGGCCAGGACGTCCCGCAGCCGTCCCTCCACCCCGAGGTCGGCGAGGCTCTTGCCGACGCAGTCCTCCGGCAGGTCCAGCAGGCGCCGGCCCATCTCGTTGACGAGGGTGAGCCGGTGGTGGGGGTCGAGGGCGATCACGCCCTCGGCGATGCCGTAGAGCATGGCCTCGCGGTGTTCGGCGAGGCCGGCGATCTCCTGCGGCTCCAGGCCGAGGGTCTGCCGTTTGACGCGGCGGGCGAGCAGCCAGGAGCCGACGAGGCCGAGGCCGCTGGCGATGCCGAGGTAGGCGAGGAGGTAGGAGGAGGCGCCGCTGAGACGCTGCCACACGGTCGGGGAAGCCTCGCCGATCATGACCGTGCCCAGCAGCAGGCCGAGGTTGTCGTTGGTCGTCGCGCCGAGCACGGGGACCTGGGCCACGAGCTCGCGGCTGCCGTCCAGGGTCAGTGAGCCGGACCAGCCGCGGCCCGCGAGGGCGCCCTCGCCCACCGGCAGCGGGTCGCCGATCGCGGTGGGGTCGGTGGAGCTGACGATCCGGCCGTCGGCGTCGGCGACGGTGACCGAGGTGACCCCGGACTGGGTCTGGGTGGAGTTCACCAGGGGCGCCAGCGCCTCGTGCGCGACGGGCCGTGCGAGGCGGTCGCGGACCAGCGGGTTGGCGGCGAGCTGCTCGGCGAGCGCGGTGACCCGGCGGCCCTCGACCCGGTTGAAGGTCGCCGCCGACTGCGTGAGCGAGACCGCCGCGACCGCCAGCAGCACCACCACGACGATGGCGAGCTGGAGGACCAGCATCTCGCCTGCGAGGGTATGGCGACGGAACACCACGACGGACTCTTCTCTCTGCCGACGCCGTCCCGGGCGCCGCTCCTGATCTGTACCGGACGCCGCGCGGGGCGTCTGACTCCTGTTCGTGCCGGACGCCGAGTCGGGCGTCCAGCTCCTGTCTGTACCGGAAGCCGAGTCGGGCGTCCCGCTCCTGTCTGCGTCGACGCCACGTCCGGCGTTTCACTCTTCCCGGTCCGGCACCACGCCGGGCGGTCCGCGGCTCGGGTGCCGCCCTGTGCGGTGGGTCGCACAATCATGGCGCCCGGGTGCGATCCGGGAAAGGGAGGTGCGGGGGACGTGCCCATAAGGTGACAGGGGCCGTGACCACTACGACCACAACCTTCGTTGCTTCCGCAAGGGCGTCAGGGCCCTCCCACGCGGGCACGATGTGGCCCAGGTCACCTCCCCCCTCATCGACCCGACCGACAGGTGGTGGCATTCGTGCAACTGCGCACCCCGCTCGCCCTGCTCGGGGCGGCCGTGCTCGTGCTCGTGGGACCGCCGCTGCTGTCCACCGGCGACGACACCGGCACCGGCTCCGGCACCCAGATCCCCGGCCTGCGCTTCATGGTGCCGAACACACCGGGCGGCGGCTACGACATCACGGCACGGA encodes the following:
- a CDS encoding STM4014 family protein, whose protein sequence is MSGWSGAAGVGPGPYRWVVVGNGENRRVGLFVAAAETAGAGRPRVVEWRDVLRDGGHEFADDEIVRLESPGENAEVDRLLRDVGDPTRVEGSATWYARFLAAVGSLRGGLRLDGPADLAVLFDKRLCHARLDAAGVPVPPSPTSGRTLAVGGWDDVRAVMREHGMPRVFVKPAHGSSASGVLAVESSASGRLRATTSVEVSADGGPHTPPRLHNSLRVRRYADEREIAGIVDALAADGLHIERWLPKASAQGRSADLRVLVVAGRATHAVVRTSRFPMTNLHLGGARGDLTSVVDAAGDRWRQALDICEQAAACFPDTLCVGVDLLPAIGWRRFTVGEVNAFGDLLPRLTGLPGGPAEGLDTYTAQLAAVRNAMLPAPAHLPQARKDHARF
- a CDS encoding STM4013/SEN3800 family hydrolase; translation: MNEVVGRDDLLLLTLDTLRHDVAVKLAAEGRLPNLAARLPGGTWEKRHAPGSFTYASHQAMFAGFLPTPARPGPHPRLFAGRFAGSETTEERTFVFDGPDLVSGLAERGYRTVCVGGVGFFNKQGALGSVLPDLFQESHWEPEFSVASPTSFESQVARAEQVVAELPADRRLFLFLNVSALHQPNWFHLPGATREAGDSLATHAAALEYVDRHIGRLFAAMSSRRRCFAIVCSDHGTTYGEDGYTGHRLGHEAVWTVPYSHFFLEPSA
- a CDS encoding STM4012 family radical SAM protein, with protein sequence MTVTAPLVRPYQHYVYAYPHKTAYRKLPDDPLLADLWAGESRQALSLYAHIPFCEVRCGFCNLFTRIGAPDGLTGRYLDALERQAIAVREALGDAEPVRFANAAFGGGTPTYLEAAELERLCDIAEQHMGADLRAIPLSVEASPATATADRLSVLAERGTTRLSLGVQSFVPEEARAAVRPQRRSDVEAALSRIRDAAIPILNIDLIYGIDGQTAASWRLSLDAALAWRPEEIYLYPLYVRPLTGLGRNADPVLADRDWDEARLRRYREGRDHLLAHGYEQVSMRMFRRADAPPQGPDDHACQTDGMIGLGCGARSYTSQVHYSFDYAVHMSEIRTIIDDYTATEDFGRAVHGRVVDEDEARRRHLLQSLLQARGLPVADYRRRFGSEPYADFPVELDLLAARGWLAETGPGLLKLSAEGLAHSDAIGPEFFSPAVRAAMAAYEPK
- a CDS encoding STM4011 family radical SAM protein, translated to MDLTILYRGPLASCDYDCPYCPFAKRRDSTDRLRADRAALERFTAWAREQTGDRLSVLFTPWGEGLVRSWYRRALVELSHEPHIDRVAIQTNLSCRTEWLTEADPDTVALWCTYHPGQTPYERFLGKALRLAGAGIRFSVGIVGLPEHLEHARRLRGELPEQVYLWVNAAEGHTYTDEEAALWTELDPLFPFSRHPHRSAGRACRTGSTVVSVDGEGTVRRCHFVKTELGNLYDGSFRAALAPRPCPLSVCDCHIGYVHLETLPLYDVFAGGVLERVPTPAARPGVRKRVSP
- a CDS encoding alpha/beta fold hydrolase — encoded protein: MTSAVNSGPWLRRYRPAPEAAVRLLCLPHAGGSASAYHPMALALAPAADVLAAQYPGRQDRYAEPPSESVRELAERIVEAVTGDDDRPLALFGHSMGAVVAHEAALALEAAGRVPVRLFVSGRRAPSVRRPGRALHLGSDAELLRAVRRLGGTDGQVFEDEELVRLVLPALRGDHKALETYEPRPGDRLSCPVTVLTGDADPVTPVADARAWSGHTDGPTELCVFPGGHFYLNDRPREVVDVVRRHLGL
- a CDS encoding response regulator, coding for MTGTSRPSGTSSPPGTIDVLVVDDDFMVARVHRTFVERVEPFHVVGVASTGEQAVAAVDELRPDLVLLDLYLPDGFGLDVIPRLRTAGHDCDVMVISAAREADSVRGAVRHGVVDYLLKPFEFEELRSRLQRYAAQRGRLLTTVVRGQADVDRVLAGATVPASTAGALPKGMSVETAELIEATLRAADGTLSATECATLTGISRVSARRYLEYFHGTGSADVSLRYGVAGRPERRYSWRV
- a CDS encoding ATP-binding protein; amino-acid sequence: MLVLQLAIVVVVLLAVAAVSLTQSAATFNRVEGRRVTALAEQLAANPLVRDRLARPVAHEALAPLVNSTQTQSGVTSVTVADADGRIVSSTDPTAIGDPLPVGEGALAGRGWSGSLTLDGSRELVAQVPVLGATTNDNLGLLLGTVMIGEASPTVWQRLSGASSYLLAYLGIASGLGLVGSWLLARRVKRQTLGLEPQEIAGLAEHREAMLYGIAEGVIALDPHHRLTLVNEMGRRLLDLPEDCVGKSLADLGVEGRLRDVLAGAQAEAPHQRDEVVIRRGRVLVMNRMTVTKDGRHLGSVTTLRDRTELARLEREIGSFRSSSELLRAQAHEFANQLHTISGLIQIGEQDEVVHYIRALSRHRHSLDVTLSRRVRDTAVAALLTAKTSLAAERRVTLRISDATNLDRLAPEDAADVATVVGNLVDNAVDAAATPTAPDDPDRWAGAHAREAWVEVELRQDASSVEIVVRDSGPGVAPELAREVFSHGFTTKAAREGERGIGLALTRLVCERHGGEVSVTNTPDGAMFTARMTVSHLADAVAEGATP